CCCGCTAGAACGCTGCGGCTGATTTTGTCGACGACAAGCTCGACTGAAAAAAGATTTGGGGTAACATCAATGAAAAATTAGAAATATCTAATTGGGGACTCCAATGGTCTTATTACACGACATTCTCGCCTGGTCGCAGGCAAGTTTAAAGCCCTGGCAACAGGACGCCGTACGACGCCTTTTCCAGCACAGCATCACCGCCGATGCCATCGAAGACCTGTACGCGATGCTCAAGGACGGAGTCGGCCTTCTCGATCCGCAGGGCCGGAAACCCCAGCCCCTTGTAGCCGAGCACCTGCCGGTCGTCGCGGCCAATGGCGACGCAACGATTCTGATTTCCATGGGCGACGTGCGCAACGTGAATCGACTCGCCCCGCAGCAGGTGCTACAGTTTTCGCCGAAAGGAATGACCGTGATCTACGGCACGAACGGAGCCGGGAAATCCGGGTACGCGCGGGTGCTGAAGCGGGCGTGCCGCGCCAGGGACGTCACCGAAGACGTGCGGGCGAATGCCTTCGAGAAGCCTGCCCCAGGCCTAGTGCCGCAGGCCGAATTCAAGATCCAAGTCGGAGGAAACGCTGGGACCGTCTCGTGGTCCAAGAACAAGCCGGCCCCGGCTGAGCTGGCGACCATCGCGGTCTTCGACACCCACTGCGCGCGAGCCTACCTGGATCATAATCAGGACATCGCCTACCTGCCGTCAGGTCTCGACGTGGTGGAAAACCTCGCCCAAGTCGTGATGCCCAAGCTGCTCGAAAAACTGAGCGCCGAGATTCAGGCGACCGATACCTCCAAGGACGCGCTGGCCCACATGGCAGGCAATACAAAGGTCGGCAAGCTGGTGAATATACTAAGTGAGAACACCCCGCCGGAGGAAATTGAATCGCTGGCCATGATGGGCAAAGAAGACGTCGCAAGGATGGAGACGCTGGGCAAGACGCTAGCCGAAGCGGACCCGGAGGCGAAAGCGACCCAGTGCCGCCTCGCTGCTGGCCGCATGGCAGGCCTGAAGAAGAGGATCGACGTGGTAGCCGCATGGGTCAAGGACGAAGCGGTGGAAAAGCTGCGCAAGCTCGACGACGAAACCCTGGCAGCCATCGCGGCCGAAGCCAAGGCTGCAGGCGAGCTCCGCGCCGGGGAGGAACTGCTGCCGGGCACCGGGGACGCCGCCTGGAAGGTCCTGTACGAGGCAGCGCGTGAATTCTCGATTGCCGAGGCCTACCCGGAAATGGAGTTCCCTCACGCCCACGACGGTGCGAAGTGCGTCCTCTGCCAGCAGGAACTCGAGAATAACGCCGGAGTGCGCCTGGCTCGCTTCGAAAAGCACGTGCAGGAGAGCGTGGCAAAGGTCGCGCAAGAAAAAAGGGAACAGCTTGACGCGGCAGTTGCGAAGATCACCGGCGCCGCGCTGGCCCTCGAGCTCGATGATGCACTCAAGCAAGAAGTCTCCGGACTCGATCCCGAGCTTCCTGGAATGATAGAGTCTTTCGACAAGGCCGTCCTGGAACGCCAGACATGGCTCCTTGGCGCGCAGAAGAGCCACTCTTGGGAGGACATACCAACCTTCCCTGCCGATCCGCGACCGAAGCTCGAGGTCATCGCTGCGAACTTCACCGCGCAGGCGGAAGAATTCGACAAGGCGACCGACGACAAGCAAAAGGCCCTGCTGAAGGCAGAGCTCGGCGAGCTGAGCGCCCGCGCGGCCCTCGGCCCATGCAAGCAGACAGTGCTGGATCTCGTGAACCGCATGCGAGTGAAGGCGCTGCTCACGAAATGCAAGGACGAGCTGAAGACGAAGCCGGTCTCAGACAAGGCAAAGGCATTCGCGAGCAGCGCCGTGACGGCGCCCCTACGGGCAGCGCTGAAGGAGGAGTTCGAAGCCCTGGGCGTGTCGCACGCGATGCCGCGCCTGGACGAAAGCGTAGAGAGGGGGAAGATGAAGCACAAGCTTCAGCTCGACCTAGCGGTTCCCGCGCAGATACGCGACATTCTCAGCGAAGGCGAGCAGAGGGCGATAGCTGTCGGGGCCTTCCTGGCGGAGCTCGTGACGGGCGGCCACAGCGGCGGGATAGTCTTCGACGACCCCGTGTCATCGCTCGACCACATCCGACGCCAGCACGTAGCGCGCAGGCTCGTGAAGGAAGCGGCGAAACGGCAGGTGATAATCTTCACTCACGACACCACGTTCCTGGGCGAGCTGAACGATCTGCTAGAGCAGCACGGCACGGAGCACGCGATCCACCACCTGTTCTGGGAAGGCGCGCACTCTGGAAAGATAAACGCGGGACTGCCTTGGCACCACCAGACGTTCAAGGACCGGATCGACAAGCTCGAGCAGGCCCAGAAGAAGCTCGAAAAGTCGTGGCCGCCCTACCCCGACGAGGAGCAGTCCGCCGCCATGCGCACGCAGTACAGCATGCTTCGCGCCACCATCGAACGCCTGATCCAGGATCTGGTGTTCAATGGGGTAGTTGTGCGGTACCGAGACTGGATCAAGGTCGGCAACCTCGGCGAAGTAGTGGGTTTCGACGACGCCGACTGCAAGGAAATCGAACGCCTGCACAAGGCATGCTGCGACGTCACGGAAGCGCACGACCCGGCGTCAGGAAAGAACGCACCGGTACCGAACGCGCAACAGCTTGGCGCAGAGATCGCCGCGCTCGCAGCAGTGGCGCAATCGATCAAGTCGAAGCGAGAAGCGAAGAAGAAGGCAGCCAAGGGCGGCGCTCCGTAAGGCTGCGTTTCTCGATAAGGCGTTGCCTGCAAGCGGCCCTACCCGTGCCAGGTCAGGGGCATTCACGTCTAGGACACCTACGAACGATTTTTCCTAAGCAAATCTAGAACAATGTACGATCTGCACCGCCTCGGATGGAACAGCTTCCAGCAGCTCTGCCTCACCATAGCCCGTGAGGTCCTCGGCCAGACGACGCAGTCCTTTCTGGACTCAAACGACGCCGGGCGGGACGGTGCCTTCGCCGGGCAGTGGGAGCCAGCGCCCGGGCAGTCACTCTGCGGGAACTTCGTAATCCAGTGCAAGTTCTCAAGCAAAGCGGGCTATCTACTTTCCGTATCCGACATCGCCGGCGAGCTACCGAAAGTGAGCAAGCTCGCCGCCGGCGGGCTCTGCGCCGTCTACGTGCTGATGACAAACGCCGGCGTCTCAGGCAAGCAAGAGGCCAGCATTAGGTCCGCACTTCTGGGCTCGGGAGCTAGGCACGTCCTCATATACGGCTCGACATGGATAGAAGAGCAGATCAGAGAGAACACGAGGCTCAGGATGCTGGTGCCGCGCCTGTACGGCCTGGGGGACCTGAGCCAGATCCTCGACGAGCGCGCCTACGCCCAGGCGCGCGCCGTCCTCGAGTCGCTGAGGGAGGACCTGGCCAAGGTCGTCATCACGGATTCCTACCGCAAGGCCGTCAGCGCCTTGGACGAGCACGGCTTCGTTCTGCTGATCGGCGAGCCGGCGGCGGGAAAAACGACGATTGCGTCGATGCTCGCCATGGCGGCGGCTGACAAGTGGAAGTCATCGGTGCTGAAGCTCGCGGATCCAGGGAAAGTCGTCGAGCGCTGGAACGTGGACGAGCCATCGCAGTTTTTCTGGATTGACGACGCGTTCGGCGTGACCCAGTACGAGTCGCCCCTGGTGCACGGATGGAACCATTCGCTGGCGCAGGTGCGGGCGATGCTGCGAAAGGGCGCGAAGATAGTCATGACTTCAAGGGACTACATTTACAACCGCGCCCGCCAGGATCTCAAGGAAAGCGCGTTCCCCCTCCTCGGTGAAAGCCAGGTCGTAATCGACGTACACGACCTGTCCGAGATCGAAAGGCAGCAGATACTCTACAACCACTTGAAACTCGGAAGGCAGCCGGCCTCGTTCCGCGAGGCGGCAGAGCCTCATCTGGAATACGTCGCGGCGCATGCACGGTTTATCCCGGAAACCGCGCGCCGCATCGCCGATCCCCTATTTACCAAGGAGCTCTATCTCAGCGAATACCACCTGGGGCAGTTCGTAGAGAAGCGTGAGCAGCTCCTGCTGGAAGTGATCCAGGGCTTGGACGCGAGCAGCAAGGCGGCGCTCGGCCTGATATACATGAGGAAGGACAGCCTCGACAGCCCCGTTGTCCTGGAGGGCTCGGAACCCGAGGCGCTGGGGCGCCTCGGCAGCACGCTGGGAGAGTGTATCGCGGCTCTCGGCGCGCTCAACGGCAGCCTTGTGGCGCACATGCAGACAGAGGACCGGAACGTCTGGCGCTTCAAGCACCCGACCATCGGCGACGCCTATGCTGCCACGCTCGCCTTCAGCCCGGACCTGCTCGGCATCTTCCTAATCGGCAGCT
Above is a window of Pseudoduganella dura DNA encoding:
- a CDS encoding AAA family ATPase, which encodes MVLLHDILAWSQASLKPWQQDAVRRLFQHSITADAIEDLYAMLKDGVGLLDPQGRKPQPLVAEHLPVVAANGDATILISMGDVRNVNRLAPQQVLQFSPKGMTVIYGTNGAGKSGYARVLKRACRARDVTEDVRANAFEKPAPGLVPQAEFKIQVGGNAGTVSWSKNKPAPAELATIAVFDTHCARAYLDHNQDIAYLPSGLDVVENLAQVVMPKLLEKLSAEIQATDTSKDALAHMAGNTKVGKLVNILSENTPPEEIESLAMMGKEDVARMETLGKTLAEADPEAKATQCRLAAGRMAGLKKRIDVVAAWVKDEAVEKLRKLDDETLAAIAAEAKAAGELRAGEELLPGTGDAAWKVLYEAAREFSIAEAYPEMEFPHAHDGAKCVLCQQELENNAGVRLARFEKHVQESVAKVAQEKREQLDAAVAKITGAALALELDDALKQEVSGLDPELPGMIESFDKAVLERQTWLLGAQKSHSWEDIPTFPADPRPKLEVIAANFTAQAEEFDKATDDKQKALLKAELGELSARAALGPCKQTVLDLVNRMRVKALLTKCKDELKTKPVSDKAKAFASSAVTAPLRAALKEEFEALGVSHAMPRLDESVERGKMKHKLQLDLAVPAQIRDILSEGEQRAIAVGAFLAELVTGGHSGGIVFDDPVSSLDHIRRQHVARRLVKEAAKRQVIIFTHDTTFLGELNDLLEQHGTEHAIHHLFWEGAHSGKINAGLPWHHQTFKDRIDKLEQAQKKLEKSWPPYPDEEQSAAMRTQYSMLRATIERLIQDLVFNGVVVRYRDWIKVGNLGEVVGFDDADCKEIERLHKACCDVTEAHDPASGKNAPVPNAQQLGAEIAALAAVAQSIKSKREAKKKAAKGGAP